The segment ACCCGGCACCACCACCGACACCCCGATGCGGTGCCGCGCAAGATCGAACCGCAACACCTCGCTCAGCCCGCGCAGGCCGTACTTGCTGGCGCTGTAGGCGGCATGCCAAGGCAGCGCGACGATCCCGGCCGCCGAGGACACGTTGACCAGGTGACCTCCGCGCCGGGCCGCCACCATCGGCGGCACGAAGGTCTCGATCACGTGGATCGGCCCCATCAGGTTGACGTCGACCATCGACTTCCAGTGCTGATGGGTCAGTGTGGACACGGTTCCCCATGCCGAGATCCCGGCGATGTTCATCACGATGTCCATCGCGCCGTGCGCGGAATGAATGTCGGCACCGAAGGCGGAAACGGCATCGAAATCGGAGATGTCGAGCGCCCGGTGTGCGGGCACCTGAGCACCGAGCGCCTGGGCGTCGACCACGGTGGTGGCCAGGCCCTCGCCATCGCGGTCGGTGAGATAGAGCTCAGCACCCTGGCGCGCCAGATTCAGGGCGACAGCGCGGCCGATGCCGCTCGCCGCGCCGGTGAGCAGAACACGTTTCCCCGCAAAGCCTGTCTGCCCCATGAATCGACCCTACCGACTCAGTCCTCCCAGGACGCCGCGGTTCCCCACAGGGCGTTCAGCCACAGTCGTTCCAGCACATCGATCGCCCGTTCGGGGTCGGTACCGCGGCCGACGAACGCCGCGTCATGCGACAGGGTCATCGCGGTGGTCGCGGTCAGCATGCGGACCAACGCCGGGATGTCCTCGGAGATGGGCCGGGTGCCCTTGGCCACCTCGTCCTCGACGACACCGACGATCTTGGCGATCACCAGATCCTCGAAATCGTTCATGATGGCCGCGATCTGCTTGTCGGTGGCCTGCGCGGCGGTGCAGGCCGCCATGATCGGGTCATTGGTCGCGAAGACCGCCGCCGCACTGCCGACCATCCGTTTGGCGAACGCGGCGGGCGACTCACCCGGATCCCGCGGCGCGAAGTTGTGGGTCAGCACGTCGAGTTCGGCCAACGCCTCCTTGACGATGCACGCCAGCACCTCGTACTTGGAGTCGAAGTAGAAGTAGAAGCCCGATCGGGCCACGCCGGCGCGCTCGCTGATCATGCTGACCGACAGGTCGGCGAAGGGTTTGGTGCCCAGCAGCTCACGCACCGCCTTGACGATCGCATCGCGTTGGCGGTCCCCGCGACTGCGCCGAGTCTCGGATTCCGTTTCGGGCATGGCGCTCATGGCATTAAACCTTGGCACCGCGCCACGCCAGAACAAAACTTGACATGCGTCAAGTTTCACATACAGGATGGGTTTACAGAGTGAGATCCACCACAGTCGGCAGCCTTAACCCCGGCCTTTCCTCCAGGAGCGTTGACCGCGACATGTCCAAGACGACCATCAGCACCCCGGCCTACCTTCTCGACCAGGCCAAACGCCGCTTCACGCCCACCGTCAACACCATTCCCGGCATGGGATTGCTCGAGCAGCGCCTGTTGGAGCACGAGTGGAAACAGCACACGCTGGCCGAACCGCCACCGGGCAGCGACCTCAAGGCCATCACCGGCGACTCGGGACTGCCCCTGCTCGGTCACATCGTCGAGATGTTCCGGTCCGGTTCGGACTTCGCCGTGCACCTCTACAACACCCGCGGACCGGTGACCTTCGCCGACTCGCCGATCCTGCCGTCGATCGTCGCACTCGGCCCCGACGCGACCCAGGCCATCTTCTCCAACCGCAACAAGGACTACTCCCAGAAGGGCTGGCATCCGGTCATCGGCCCGTTCTTCAACCGCGGCCTGATGATGCTCGACTTCGAGGAACACATGTTCCACCGCCGCATCATGCAGGAGGCCTTCACCCGCACCCGGCTGACCGGCTACGTCGAGCACATCGACCACGTCGCCACCAGCGTCGTCGCGGACTGGCCGACCGACGACGCGCGGTTCCTGTTCCACCCCGCCATGAAGGAACTGACCCTCGACATCGCCTCGGTGGTGTTCATGGGCCACGAGCATGCCGGCGAGGACCACGAACTGGTCACCAAGGTCAACGACGCCTTCGCCACCACCACCCGCTCCGGCGGCGCGATTCTGCGGTTCAGTGTGCCGCCGTTCAAGTGGTGGCAGGGGCTGCGCGCTCGCAAGGTGCTGGAGGACTACTTCGTCGAGCGCATCAAGGAACGCCGCAATTCGGGCGGCACCGACATGTTGTCGGTGCTGTGCCACACCACCGACGAGGACGGTAACTCGTTCTCCGACGAGGACATCGTCAACCACATGATCTTCCTGATGATGGCCGCGCACGACACCTCGACCTCCACGACGACCACCATCGCCTACCACCTGGCCGCGAACCCGGAGTGGCAGCAACGGTGCCGCGACGAGTCCGACCGCCTGGGCGACGGACCGCTGGACATCGAGGCCCTGGACAAGCTGGAAACCCTGGATCTGGTCATCAACGAGTCGCTCCGGATGGTCACCCCGCTGCCGTTCAACATGCGCCAAACGGTGCGCGATACCGACCTGCTCGGCTATTACGTGCCCGCCGGCACCAATGTGGTGACCTGGCCGGGGATGAACCACCGGCTGCCGGAGCTGTGGACCGAGCCGGACAAGTTCGACCCGGACCGGTTCGCCGAGCCCCGCAGCGAACACAAGAAACACCGCTACGCGTTCGCCCCGTTCGGCGGCGGCGCCCACAAGTGCATCGGCATGGTGTTCGGGCAGCTGGAGATCAAGACGATCGTGCACCGGATGCTGCGCAATTACCGACTGGAACTGGTCAAGCCCGGCTACACCCCGAAATGGGACAACGGCGGCATGCCGGTACCGATGGACGGTATGCCAATCATCTTGCGCCCCATCCGCTGAGCGCATCCGGCGCGATCCTGTATGGCCAACTTGACATGCGTCAAGTTGGCCATACAGGATGGACGCACACGTGACATCGACCACAGGTCTGTGTCCGCATATCAGTGTGAGGAGCCCCGACTGTGCCGACCACCAACACCATCAACACCCCGGCCTATCTGCTCGAACAGGCCAAGCGCCGGCTCACGCCCACGCTGAACAACATGCCGGGGCTCGGCACCGTCGAGAAGCGGCTGCGCCAGCACGATTTCAAGCAGTTCGTGCTGGCCGAGCCGCCGGCGGGCAGCGGACTCAAGCCGGTGATGGGTGACTCCGGCGTGCCGATCCTGGGCCACATGATCGAGACGTTCCGCGCCGGACCCGAGTATCTGCTCGAGGTGTACCG is part of the Mycobacterium adipatum genome and harbors:
- a CDS encoding SDR family oxidoreductase yields the protein MGQTGFAGKRVLLTGAASGIGRAVALNLARQGAELYLTDRDGEGLATTVVDAQALGAQVPAHRALDISDFDAVSAFGADIHSAHGAMDIVMNIAGISAWGTVSTLTHQHWKSMVDVNLMGPIHVIETFVPPMVAARRGGHLVNVSSAAGIVALPWHAAYSASKYGLRGLSEVLRFDLARHRIGVSVVVPGAVKTPLVQTVHIAGVDREDPRVAKWVDRFAGHAVSPEKAAEKILAGVRRNRFMVYTSPDIRALYAFKRAAWWPYSVAMRRVNVVFTRALRPKPRG
- a CDS encoding TetR/AcrR family transcriptional regulator; protein product: MSAMPETESETRRSRGDRQRDAIVKAVRELLGTKPFADLSVSMISERAGVARSGFYFYFDSKYEVLACIVKEALAELDVLTHNFAPRDPGESPAAFAKRMVGSAAAVFATNDPIMAACTAAQATDKQIAAIMNDFEDLVIAKIVGVVEDEVAKGTRPISEDIPALVRMLTATTAMTLSHDAAFVGRGTDPERAIDVLERLWLNALWGTAASWED
- a CDS encoding cytochrome P450, translated to MSKTTISTPAYLLDQAKRRFTPTVNTIPGMGLLEQRLLEHEWKQHTLAEPPPGSDLKAITGDSGLPLLGHIVEMFRSGSDFAVHLYNTRGPVTFADSPILPSIVALGPDATQAIFSNRNKDYSQKGWHPVIGPFFNRGLMMLDFEEHMFHRRIMQEAFTRTRLTGYVEHIDHVATSVVADWPTDDARFLFHPAMKELTLDIASVVFMGHEHAGEDHELVTKVNDAFATTTRSGGAILRFSVPPFKWWQGLRARKVLEDYFVERIKERRNSGGTDMLSVLCHTTDEDGNSFSDEDIVNHMIFLMMAAHDTSTSTTTTIAYHLAANPEWQQRCRDESDRLGDGPLDIEALDKLETLDLVINESLRMVTPLPFNMRQTVRDTDLLGYYVPAGTNVVTWPGMNHRLPELWTEPDKFDPDRFAEPRSEHKKHRYAFAPFGGGAHKCIGMVFGQLEIKTIVHRMLRNYRLELVKPGYTPKWDNGGMPVPMDGMPIILRPIR